One region of Emys orbicularis isolate rEmyOrb1 chromosome 4, rEmyOrb1.hap1, whole genome shotgun sequence genomic DNA includes:
- the LOC135878309 gene encoding olfactory receptor 5AR1-like isoform X1 — translation MAEGNHTMVTDFVFQGFMDHPELQVPLFVLFLMIYVITLAGNLGMIMLIRFNSRLHTPMYYFLSNLSLADVGNSSVVAPRLLITFVVQAKPISLAACAAQFFFVCNFLTNEACLLAVMAYDRFIAICNPLLYSVVMSKRLCILLVVASYICGFVNAVVQTPFIFTLSFCDSNVINHFFCDIPPVLKLSCSDTHIANMVHFTLSSIVVMTTILIVLFSYMYILIAILKIHSAKGRCKTFSTCASHLTAVTIFYGTVIFMYLRPSSGYTTDPDKIISVFYILIIPMVNPLIYSLRNKEVKDAFRKMMNKKVCS, via the coding sequence ATGGCGGAGGGAAATCACACCATGGTTACGGACTTCGTTTTCCAGGGATTCATGGATCATCCGGAGCTTCAGGTCCCCCTCTTTGTGTTGTTCCTAATGATCTATGTTATCACCCTGGCGGGGAATCTAGGGATGATCATGTTGATCAGGTTCAACTCCcgactccacacccccatgtactatttcctcagCAATTTGTCTCTTGCCGATGTTGGTAATTCCTCGGTTGTTGCTCCCCGGTTGCTGATAACTTTTGTGGTTCAGGCCAAACCCATTTCCCTCGCTGCGTGCGCAGCacagtttttctttgtctgtAACTTTCTGACCAATGAAGCTTGCCTGTTGGCGGTAATGGCATATGATCGCTTCATAGCCATCTGTAACCCCTTGCTCTATAGCGTCGTCATGTCAAAGAGACTTTGTATATTACTAGTGGTTGCTTCGTACATATGTGGCTTTGTGAATGCAGTTGTTCAGACTCCATTTATATTTACCCTGTCCTTCTGTGACTCCAATGTCatcaaccatttcttctgtgacatccccCCAGTGCTTAAGCTGTCCTGCTCCGACACCCACATCGCTAACATGGTGCATTTCACCTTGTCCAGTATAGTGGTCATGACTACTATTCTCATTGTACTATTCTCCTACATGTACATCCTCATTGCCATCCTGAAGATCCACTCTGCCAAGGGCAGATGCAAAACCTTCTCTACCTGCGCCTCCCACCTGACAGCCGTCACAATTTTCTACGGGACTGTGATCTTCATGTATTTACGACCCAGTTCCGGCTACACCACAGACCCAGACAAGATCATCTCTGTGTTTTATATACTCATAATTCCCATGGtgaaccccctgatctacagcctgaggaataAGGAGGTGAAGGACGCCTTTAGGAAGATGATGAACAAGAAGGTTTGTTCATAG
- the LOC135878309 gene encoding olfactory receptor 5AR1-like isoform X2, whose protein sequence is MVTDFVFQGFMDHPELQVPLFVLFLMIYVITLAGNLGMIMLIRFNSRLHTPMYYFLSNLSLADVGNSSVVAPRLLITFVVQAKPISLAACAAQFFFVCNFLTNEACLLAVMAYDRFIAICNPLLYSVVMSKRLCILLVVASYICGFVNAVVQTPFIFTLSFCDSNVINHFFCDIPPVLKLSCSDTHIANMVHFTLSSIVVMTTILIVLFSYMYILIAILKIHSAKGRCKTFSTCASHLTAVTIFYGTVIFMYLRPSSGYTTDPDKIISVFYILIIPMVNPLIYSLRNKEVKDAFRKMMNKKVCS, encoded by the coding sequence ATGGTTACGGACTTCGTTTTCCAGGGATTCATGGATCATCCGGAGCTTCAGGTCCCCCTCTTTGTGTTGTTCCTAATGATCTATGTTATCACCCTGGCGGGGAATCTAGGGATGATCATGTTGATCAGGTTCAACTCCcgactccacacccccatgtactatttcctcagCAATTTGTCTCTTGCCGATGTTGGTAATTCCTCGGTTGTTGCTCCCCGGTTGCTGATAACTTTTGTGGTTCAGGCCAAACCCATTTCCCTCGCTGCGTGCGCAGCacagtttttctttgtctgtAACTTTCTGACCAATGAAGCTTGCCTGTTGGCGGTAATGGCATATGATCGCTTCATAGCCATCTGTAACCCCTTGCTCTATAGCGTCGTCATGTCAAAGAGACTTTGTATATTACTAGTGGTTGCTTCGTACATATGTGGCTTTGTGAATGCAGTTGTTCAGACTCCATTTATATTTACCCTGTCCTTCTGTGACTCCAATGTCatcaaccatttcttctgtgacatccccCCAGTGCTTAAGCTGTCCTGCTCCGACACCCACATCGCTAACATGGTGCATTTCACCTTGTCCAGTATAGTGGTCATGACTACTATTCTCATTGTACTATTCTCCTACATGTACATCCTCATTGCCATCCTGAAGATCCACTCTGCCAAGGGCAGATGCAAAACCTTCTCTACCTGCGCCTCCCACCTGACAGCCGTCACAATTTTCTACGGGACTGTGATCTTCATGTATTTACGACCCAGTTCCGGCTACACCACAGACCCAGACAAGATCATCTCTGTGTTTTATATACTCATAATTCCCATGGtgaaccccctgatctacagcctgaggaataAGGAGGTGAAGGACGCCTTTAGGAAGATGATGAACAAGAAGGTTTGTTCATAG
- the LOC135878308 gene encoding olfactory receptor 5AR1-like isoform X1 — translation MGLPHPRNHTTVTEFIFVGFTDHPDLQIPLFMLFLVMYVVSLMGNLGMIALIMVETRLHTPMYFFLSQMSIVDIGYSTAIAPRLLMTFVAETRTIPLIECAAQLFFVCFFVTNECCLLAVIAYDRFKAICNPLLYRAIMSKRHCVLLVAGTYVCGSVNSIVQTLFIFSLSFCSSNVVNHFFCDVPPMLKLSCSDTHVTDLVLFTFSTVIGMTTFLGVLVSYMCILLAILRIRSAKGRRKTFSTCTSHLTVVTMFYGTLICIYLRPSSSYVMDQDKVTSVFYALVIPMLNPLIYSLRNKEVNDAFKRVIYRKIFSWSL, via the coding sequence AAACCACACCACGGTGACCGAGTTCATTTTCGTAGGATTCACAGATCATCCAGATCTACAGATCCCCCTCTTTATGTTGTTCCTAGTGATGTATGTGGTCAGCCTGATGGGGAATCTTGGGATGATAGCGTTAATCATGGTTGAAACCCGACTTCAtacccccatgtactttttcctaAGCCAGATGTCCATTGTAGATATTGGATATTCCACTGCCATAGCTCCCAGGTTGCTAATGACCTTTGTAGCAGAGACTAGAACCATTCCTTTGATTGAGTGTGCGGCACAGCTATTCTTCGTCTGTTTCTTTGTGACCAATGAATGTTGCCTCCTGGCTGTGATTGCGTATGACCGCTTCAAAGCTATCTGTAATCCACTGCTATACAGAGCCATTATGTCCAAGAGACACTGTGTCCTGTTAGTGGCTGGTACATATGTATGTGGCTCTGTGAATTCAATTGTGCAAACTCTATTTATATTCAGTCTGTCCTTCTGCAGCTCCAATGTTgtcaaccatttcttctgtgatgtGCCCCCTATGCTGAAGCTGTCCTGTTCTGACACCCATGTCACTGACCTTGTACTTTTCACTTTCTCTACTGTAATTGGAATGACTACTTTCCTGGGTGTCCTAGTCTCCTACATGTGCATCCTTCTGGCCATTCTCAGGATCCGTTCTGCCAAGGGGAGACGCAAAACCTTTtccacctgcacctcccacctGACAGTCGTCACTATGTTTTATGGGACGCtgatatgtatatatttaagacCCAGTTCTAGCTACGTGATGGACCAAGACAAGGTTACCTCTGTGTTTTATGCCCTTGTGATCCCCATGTtgaaccccctgatctacagcctgagaaacaaggaggTAAATGATGCCTTTAAAAGGGTGATATACAGGAAGATTTTTTCTTGGTCATTATAA
- the LOC135878308 gene encoding olfactory receptor 5AR1-like isoform X2 yields the protein MSVGRNHTTVTEFIFVGFTDHPDLQIPLFMLFLVMYVVSLMGNLGMIALIMVETRLHTPMYFFLSQMSIVDIGYSTAIAPRLLMTFVAETRTIPLIECAAQLFFVCFFVTNECCLLAVIAYDRFKAICNPLLYRAIMSKRHCVLLVAGTYVCGSVNSIVQTLFIFSLSFCSSNVVNHFFCDVPPMLKLSCSDTHVTDLVLFTFSTVIGMTTFLGVLVSYMCILLAILRIRSAKGRRKTFSTCTSHLTVVTMFYGTLICIYLRPSSSYVMDQDKVTSVFYALVIPMLNPLIYSLRNKEVNDAFKRVIYRKIFSWSL from the coding sequence AGAAACCACACCACGGTGACCGAGTTCATTTTCGTAGGATTCACAGATCATCCAGATCTACAGATCCCCCTCTTTATGTTGTTCCTAGTGATGTATGTGGTCAGCCTGATGGGGAATCTTGGGATGATAGCGTTAATCATGGTTGAAACCCGACTTCAtacccccatgtactttttcctaAGCCAGATGTCCATTGTAGATATTGGATATTCCACTGCCATAGCTCCCAGGTTGCTAATGACCTTTGTAGCAGAGACTAGAACCATTCCTTTGATTGAGTGTGCGGCACAGCTATTCTTCGTCTGTTTCTTTGTGACCAATGAATGTTGCCTCCTGGCTGTGATTGCGTATGACCGCTTCAAAGCTATCTGTAATCCACTGCTATACAGAGCCATTATGTCCAAGAGACACTGTGTCCTGTTAGTGGCTGGTACATATGTATGTGGCTCTGTGAATTCAATTGTGCAAACTCTATTTATATTCAGTCTGTCCTTCTGCAGCTCCAATGTTgtcaaccatttcttctgtgatgtGCCCCCTATGCTGAAGCTGTCCTGTTCTGACACCCATGTCACTGACCTTGTACTTTTCACTTTCTCTACTGTAATTGGAATGACTACTTTCCTGGGTGTCCTAGTCTCCTACATGTGCATCCTTCTGGCCATTCTCAGGATCCGTTCTGCCAAGGGGAGACGCAAAACCTTTtccacctgcacctcccacctGACAGTCGTCACTATGTTTTATGGGACGCtgatatgtatatatttaagacCCAGTTCTAGCTACGTGATGGACCAAGACAAGGTTACCTCTGTGTTTTATGCCCTTGTGATCCCCATGTtgaaccccctgatctacagcctgagaaacaaggaggTAAATGATGCCTTTAAAAGGGTGATATACAGGAAGATTTTTTCTTGGTCATTATAA
- the LOC135878308 gene encoding olfactory receptor 5AR1-like isoform X3 codes for MAERNHTTVTEFIFVGFTDHPDLQIPLFMLFLVMYVVSLMGNLGMIALIMVETRLHTPMYFFLSQMSIVDIGYSTAIAPRLLMTFVAETRTIPLIECAAQLFFVCFFVTNECCLLAVIAYDRFKAICNPLLYRAIMSKRHCVLLVAGTYVCGSVNSIVQTLFIFSLSFCSSNVVNHFFCDVPPMLKLSCSDTHVTDLVLFTFSTVIGMTTFLGVLVSYMCILLAILRIRSAKGRRKTFSTCTSHLTVVTMFYGTLICIYLRPSSSYVMDQDKVTSVFYALVIPMLNPLIYSLRNKEVNDAFKRVIYRKIFSWSL; via the coding sequence ATGGCAGAGAGAAACCACACCACGGTGACCGAGTTCATTTTCGTAGGATTCACAGATCATCCAGATCTACAGATCCCCCTCTTTATGTTGTTCCTAGTGATGTATGTGGTCAGCCTGATGGGGAATCTTGGGATGATAGCGTTAATCATGGTTGAAACCCGACTTCAtacccccatgtactttttcctaAGCCAGATGTCCATTGTAGATATTGGATATTCCACTGCCATAGCTCCCAGGTTGCTAATGACCTTTGTAGCAGAGACTAGAACCATTCCTTTGATTGAGTGTGCGGCACAGCTATTCTTCGTCTGTTTCTTTGTGACCAATGAATGTTGCCTCCTGGCTGTGATTGCGTATGACCGCTTCAAAGCTATCTGTAATCCACTGCTATACAGAGCCATTATGTCCAAGAGACACTGTGTCCTGTTAGTGGCTGGTACATATGTATGTGGCTCTGTGAATTCAATTGTGCAAACTCTATTTATATTCAGTCTGTCCTTCTGCAGCTCCAATGTTgtcaaccatttcttctgtgatgtGCCCCCTATGCTGAAGCTGTCCTGTTCTGACACCCATGTCACTGACCTTGTACTTTTCACTTTCTCTACTGTAATTGGAATGACTACTTTCCTGGGTGTCCTAGTCTCCTACATGTGCATCCTTCTGGCCATTCTCAGGATCCGTTCTGCCAAGGGGAGACGCAAAACCTTTtccacctgcacctcccacctGACAGTCGTCACTATGTTTTATGGGACGCtgatatgtatatatttaagacCCAGTTCTAGCTACGTGATGGACCAAGACAAGGTTACCTCTGTGTTTTATGCCCTTGTGATCCCCATGTtgaaccccctgatctacagcctgagaaacaaggaggTAAATGATGCCTTTAAAAGGGTGATATACAGGAAGATTTTTTCTTGGTCATTATAA